A window from Mya arenaria isolate MELC-2E11 chromosome 9, ASM2691426v1 encodes these proteins:
- the LOC128246591 gene encoding sacsin-like, which produces MSDIIVEALVYLFENSHFQTPNEFRFWPATTEHDEFEKHLVSSFYNKISKEDNRVFWDKGSTYSFSQIVLIDPELHSIEEDAVGNVAFEMLQTLLNQQILISLPTNVHMAFETSVGEIVKRKTIRIVQFFIKYFLPNLTLFGGNPDIERKRDSVTRFMLNMVSSSTEVRNNVCKTACIPTEPHTSLKLPSDLVYKQSKIAVLFDVDDERFPCEPFHEILTELGMMSNTMPDEILIERVRSVCLKKCSQCAYERCFHLMEYLEDNAGGDTCIEQMQAIPFLPVMQAPDDWKFPWHGSSLNAVGHLCEKHTHTKQSFVFLKPTELFISDNLNLVGCHSFVVEQNLWKRVCNELKTKLELKRVKPNDISIVVDQLRIMSKSNAFDVTELGVKPLLNVYSFLENYFEENTHDPGSIAESLRTMSIVMIENKFVSIKDVAKCHSVDCKPYLYGLNDSPISRYCHLCDWLQIKDTFSEDDVVSVLRALQNKHNGVALKDQDLGLVRRLLECLYIVLKVSDRDWQDFEVKDEQIFLPDIDKILRSSRELCFDEFNSTDISDEDFFYVHTDIPETHAKLFGVRSIKQQILSETDAFEDWGQEEPLTRRLKVLLEEGYVDGFSVAKELLQNADDAGASKLYFLYDERTNESKRSSLLCEEMKSAHGPALWVYNDAEFSDEDFVNITKLNGGTKEQDTRKIGKFGLGFCSVYNITDLPSFVSRHNYVVFDPHMRYIHSIITGKSPGLRIDFSKPKNARVMSRMRNQFEIFDDIFGCNITRLGSPFFKGTLFRLPLRLHASEISQQVYGRDEVISLFHKIKEMAPLMFIFNQNVKEFKLYHMKKGDCVDYREVFSIQKQSLIISANPSLNTNVVEEASRMKEDLELETSSLRVLENVRIESTTLEDEQIKFSSSENCYNWSVSWATGNSKATLDMTTKERGCLPVGATAIPIDNRLIVENSTLAEINTQEYKSLEIGQYFFFLPLPIVSPYKFHINAQFSVTSDRRHFRTSTQDDIGISSAVGKWNTCLMSDVVVRALLFHLEGFGKAAYHLWPTDSKSDLETAFSDSFYRDVIEGEQDFKVFENDERLLAFSEVIFLDPTIRNNSPVGQIVFEFLSDICTENVLVDIPERIYDILVKTNANVVEKKTISYKTFVTKYFLPKIDAFKDSGKRNSVMFFVLGKEIEDDIRRSIMATPCIPVKPKGVLKRPSEIVDPSKHSSLSSLFEEIDERFPTDPYSTFACIEKLVTLGMMQSTLPLDLILDRAKSVLVKCDICDVCAHERSENILQYLENTALNSEDSNSLTNELKHIPFVTALPRPEYWEFSWFTYNSETESETTCEKHDCENANKMAYEFYKPEGMFEHESKHLLGCHSKIMERRCKIHLRKILGIVCPDEDIEIGDFIHLLIKQLETMQKSYHHNPSNFKIGSCVSDVYRCLDKCLRRIKESRNLTDVKALRSMPIIFVGDRFIASTAVARHLHSECKPYLYKLDDSIIWIYSDLCAVLDIKDRFLPEFLVHILNQFFEAKKREQLTDAELALCKNLLEVLTYEIKHTKGNEIPTEVLEKQIYLPDYDKMLCLSIELCFNDFDAIPKSDNMRYVHEGISKEVCKTVGVKKKKVVHLIENSEDIEDFYQAEPLLTRIKSLIEGYPLDSGVLKELLQNADDAHATEICFILDKDTYSDKNLFSKSMKPLQNPALCVYNNMPFTQNDLIGIQRLGQGSKDDDPSKIGRYGVGFNSVYNITDAPSFLTKGNVVPNKETLCFFDPLAKYIPDVSIRKPGKRIKNVQSFRRPHKAVFDGYHEDLFIADTGTMFRFPLRFEPSDIKDEPTSVSDIESLLEEFQKDLKTVLLFLRNIQKITIGEIKGGKFQETCKVQVVIDKEAKAARDSFTNKYNNLCHVYEENTNVAIDTEQYLVSYNMIIDVTTSFYSDRKTYIISQALGFKTKPDESLRKKMIQRHIKMIPVAAVAYNLQESVDPHSNVHCFLPLPVSSGLPVYVHGYFALDHENRRSLWHDKNDETCHKTMWNSQIIKNVLCQAYVNLFCVVRQLRSVKMTGFHDDGLIDRTVNSVMTVLPRTKDVQQYWKLLTKSVYQEFVFRDEPFLPCCMKKVQYETIVRLISRKFIITSLSWLSLKHPADHFPTYNSVESEDHAKFSESIINNILRKVGMRIVYIDKAVQESMQEAGVPLLDLTPRLVVDFLCSHDAALIGGCSIKTNVDVSLSSLESLENINRLLGFIFKEPEYLLNKFVKLPLILCQDNVVRCLNMDCLFVTNFTDFFPKERNVFLHKRVFAKHRQQFEKLAKHGSLNLKVFTMEDFSKLAYSSDIVRTIIGEYISWDTAKLSEDWISTFWQFFTTCVTSFESKEDESDVKKETKSNYQKETSAVLNYIQDFALVPVIHAKENKLCPPKLLHTLIDIKTFSLETQNVLQKLDIPVPHDVLWCNATASISTALKDLLGFSIPAFAHPDTVIECLFYHKQLLFMPQFSNEDAENLLRYFNDNLQVGRGNLDKLKSLRIFVSYSGEISAMSESKMACIVSPSMPTCGIKEIMKENRVLLIQKDDSLSRLMNMLQLVEENVFDIYVRFILPMHNVMSCDDFYSHVLYLAEIINQDKKLQTPNDRNIIELLKRTAFIVTLDGRKKVNELFDKGHIVFSELCKESDFLPPRLRKDGSVSALMNTLGLITELTIDLFERFGHQIADSINGNSIPMETRTQSYLLLNHLFQMSDDFFNRNQFQTLSKIPFIIPYRASERLCRIAACGIHEELAPINGTVVRQKKYICWSTSQIIPIKVHREVVRSKLHILSMPSTDHWIEHCKRVGNTLHRSLSHCPNAVERRLVTKVMEEIYRSAEYYHSNCDLKAIFKDTPLIHFPEKNMIVPASNIVLDCTAFDEIIPYVMGAPAFYGKHFQAFVKLGAHETTLVHCYSAVLSEMRHDEELLPLELSAAKRAMSKLIDVLKRQPSGKPVDIKRLSLLCTDKIIRKSNKTIVIDNSYYEIRLKRAKFSYPCVYGMDMNDDTTLCECIEKLPSSLRPHLLSEMVIEDIDLSRRVPNSDTRVTEIQQYLHSQLFQNAILRLARHGYLRQFKKEWPDVVKATIVSELQNLRVVSVRGIFTIIKMYSIETGTKCSLRMVPHTQRSKYVHMQNNTGCTEMFVEVLQRPIWKEKLHDELFKFFSKITKRSINEDLRYLLVNLLRSSNTREEVNELFEISDIIPYDSELEEDSLCPTPGTYVPKHLHRHLDNDYGVIQEYEFNFIAYLVDDPALKDNDADDCSPTYMFVRVTRRIPDTEREPLLMQEYEIDCGESEYVTVKAYLLYKFVRKEAVNMSGERDVVIYDRESNKEETSFVQEHSLKEICSEIRLELIDAWQRNKIDRRHIVLRLKLKWHPDKNPDKIQLTTKAFQYLEHCIRILERGEHVPEYEGDDEDFVDGGRDSGGSSSWWERSWRRRRESYADEDWFPRGRRAGGGGGGRGYSGDGTHGDPFEEFFSREEREPYHFYSEAIRWQEQADSDLREAGRSIQDLEVANNWICYKAHQAAEKSLKAAWYAKDANKIGIIKNSHDLDCIALGLDNELESLARQITSISGHHTRMRYPDTMYGTIPAHAYTRSNADMMTSLSRSLIAHVQSSYLR; this is translated from the exons ATGTCAGATATCATTGTGGAAGCACtcgtttatttatttgaaaatagcCATTTCCAAACACCGAATGAATTCCGGTTTTGGCCTGCTACAACAGAACACgatgaatttgaaaaacactTGGTGAGTTCTTTCTACaacaaaatttcaaaagaaGACAACAGAGTTTTCTGGGACAAAGGAAGTACATATTCGTTTTCACAAATTGTGCTCATTGACCCGGAACTGCATAGTATTGAAGAGGATGCCGTGGGAAACGTAGCGTTTGAAATGCTTCAGACACTGCTTAATCAACAAATATTGATTTCCTTACCAACAAATGTGCATATGGCCTTTGAAACAAGTGTTGGTGAGATCGTAAAAAGAAAGACTATAAGAATAGTGcagttttttatcaaatatttcttgcCAAACCTTACACTTTTCGGTGGAAATCCTGATATAGAGAGAAAAAGAGATTCTGTGACACGATTTATGTTAAATATGGTTTCATCGTCAACTGAGGTCCGAAACAACGTCTGCAAAACTGCGTGTATTCCAACAGAACCACATACATCCCTTAAGTTACCATCAGACCTTGTTTACAAACAGTCCAAGATTGCTGTGTTGTTTGACGTAGATGATGAGAGATTCCCATGTGAGCcttttcatgaaatattgacGGAACTCGGAATGATGAGCAATACAATGCCCGATGAAATATTGATCGAGAGAGTGAGATCGGTGTGTTTAAAGAAGTGCTCACAGTGTGCATATgaaagatgttttcatttaatggaATATCTTGAAGACAATGCCGGAGGTGATACCTGTATAGAACAAATGCAGGCAATACCTTTCCTTCCAGTAATGCAAGCACCAGATGATTGGAAATTTCCCTGGCATGGAAGTTCTTTAAACGCTGTTGGACATTTATGTGAAAAGCATACGCATACAAAACAatcttttgtatttttaaaaccaactgAATTGTTCATAAGTGACAATTTAAATCTTGTGGGATGCCATTCCTTCGTTGTTGAGCAGAATTTATGGAAGCGTGTTTGCAATGAACTTAAAACTAAGCTTGAGTTAAAGAGAGTAAAACCCAACGATATAAGTATTGTTGTTGACCAGTTACGGATCATGTCGAAATCGAATGCGTTTGATGTCACAGAGCTGGGAGTTAAACCGCTTTTGAATGTTTACAGTTTTTTAGAGAATTACTTCGAAGAAAACACCCATGATCCCGGTTCTATTGCAGAGTCACTTAGAACAATGTCCATCGTGATGATCGAAAATAAGTTTGTTTCGATTAAAGATGTTGCTAAGTGCCATTCTGTGGACTGCAAGCCTTACCTGTATGGTTTAAACGATTCTCCTATCAGCAGATATTGTCATTTGTGCGATTGGTTGCAAATCAAAGACACATTTAGCGAAGATGATGTTGTAAGCGTACTGCGTGCtcttcaaaacaaacacaatgggGTTGCTTTAAAAGACCAAGATCTTGGACTCGTCAGGCGTCTTTTGGAATGTCTTTATATTGTGCTTAAAGTCTCCGATCGGGATTGGCAAGATTTCGAGGTTAAGGATGAACAGATTTTCCTGCcagatattgataaaattctGAGGTCAAGTAGAGAGTTGTGTTTTGACGAGTTTAATTCGACAGATATTAGTGATGAAGATTTTTTCTACGTTCATACAGACATTCCAGAAACACACGCAAAATTATTTGGCGTTAGATCCATTAAACAACAGATTTTGTCTGAAACAGACGCATTTGAGGATTGGGGACAGGAGGAACCACTCACTAGACGCCTTAAAGTCTTGCTGGAAGAGGGATATGTCGATGGGTTTTCTGTTGCAAAAGAACTCCTCCAAAATGCTGACGATGCAGGGGCTTCGaaattgtactttttatatGACGAAAGGACAAATGAATCCAAACGTTCATCTTTGCTTTgtgaagaaatgaaaagtgcTCATGGGCCTGCATTGTGGGTCTACAACGACGCAGAATTTTCTGATGaagattttgtaaacattacaaaactAAACGGCGGTACAAAAGAACAGGATACTAGAAAAATAGGGAAATTTGGGCTAGGGTTTTGCTCTGTTTACAATATCACGGACTTGCCTAGTTTCGTGTCTCGACACAACTATGTAGTATTTGATCCGCACATGCGATacattcattcaattataacaggCAAAAGCCCAGGACTGAGAATAGACTTTTCAAAACCTAAGAATGCACGTGTAATGTCTCGAATGAGAAAccagtttgaaatatttgacgATATATTTGGGTGCAACATAACAAGGCTGGGATCTCCCTTTTTTAAAGGTACTTTATTTCGATTACCTCTACGCTTACATGCGAGTGAAATATCTCAGCAAGTGTATGGAAGAGACGAGGTGATATCCCTCTTTCATAAGATAAAAGAAATGGCACCATTGATGttcattttcaatcaaaatgttAAGGAATTCAAGTTGTATCATATGAAAAAGGGTGACTGTGTTGATTACCGAGAggttttttcaatacaaaaacagtCCCTGATCATATCGGCAAATCCAAGCTTAAACACAAACGTCGTTGAAGAGGCTTCAAGAATGAAGGAAGATCTTGAACTTGAAACATCATCACTAAGGGTATTAGAAAATGTTCGCATTGAATCAACGACTCTCGAAGATGAGCAAATTAAATTTTCCTCAAGTGAAAACTGTTATAATTGGAGTGTGTCCTGGGCGACGGGAAATAGCAAGGCGACGTTAGATATGACGACGAAAGAAAGAGGATGCCTTCCAGTTGGTGCGACGGCAATACCAATTGATAACAGGTTAATAGTTGAAAATTCGACTTTAGCAGAAATAAATACACAGGAATATAAATCTTTGGAAATTGGGCAGTACTTCTTCTTCCTTCCACTACCAATCGTGAGCCCATACAAATTCCATATAAACGCACAGTTTAGTGTAACATCAGACCGGCGACATTTTAGAACGTCAACTCAAGATGATATTGGAATATCATCTGCAGTAGGGAAATGGAACACATGTCTCATGTCAGATGTTGTAGTACGAGCATTGTTATTTCATCTGGAGGGCTTTGGTAAGGCGGCTTATCATTTATGGCCAACGGACAGCAAAAGCGACCTTGAAACTGCGTTTTCTGATTCATTTTACCGAGATGTAATTGAAGGGGAGCAGgattttaaagtatttgaaaaCGATGAAAGGCTTCTAGCTTTTTCGGAAGTTATCTTTTTGGATCCTACGATTCGAAACAACAGTCCGGTTGGACAAATAGTATTTGAGTTTCTTTCAGACATATGCACGGAAAATGTTTTAGTCGATATCCCTGAGCGGATTTATGatattttggttaaaacaaATGCGAACGTTGTCGAGAAGAAAACAAtttcttataaaacatttgttacaaAGTACTTTTTACCAAAGATCGACGCATTTAAAGACAGTGGTAAAAGGAATTCTGTCATGTTTTTTGTCCTGGGAAAAGAAATTGAGGATGATATAAGAAGGTCCATAATGGCTACGCCATGTATACCTGTCAAACCTAAAGGTGTATTAAAACGACCATCTGAAATAGTGGATCCTTCAAAGCATTCATCATTGAGTTCATTATTTGAGGAGATCGACGAAAGGTTTCCAACTGATCCGTATTCAACATTCGCCTGCATTGAAAAATTAGTAACTCTGGGTATGATGCAATCTACTTTACCTCTCGACTTGATACTAGACCGGGCGAAGTCGGTCTTAGTGAAATGTGATATTTGTGATGTGTGCGCACATGAGCgttctgaaaatattttacaatatcttGAAAACACAGCACTCAACTCTGAGGACTCTAATTCACTTACCAACGAGTTGAAACACATTCCTTTTGTCACCGCCTTACCCAGACCAGAATACTGGGAATTCAGCTGGTTTACATACAATTCTGAAACAGAGAGTGAGACAACATGCGAAAAGCATGATTgcgaaaatgcaaataaaatggcTTACGAGTTCTACAAACCTGAAGGTATGTTCGAACATGAGTCAAAACATCTTTTGGGGTGCCATTCCAAAATAATGGAAAGAAGATGCAAGATACATTTGAGAAAAATATTGGGCATTGTTTGTCCAGACGAGGATATTGAAATTGGTGATTTCATTCATTTACTTATAAAACAATTGGAGACAATGCAGAAATCTTACCATCATAATCCGTCAAATTTTAAGATTGGAAGTTGCGTAAGTGATGTGTACCGCTGCTTGGATAAGTGTCTTCGTCGCATAAAAGAGAGTCGAAACCTGACTGATGTAAAGGCGTTACGCTCAATGCCgattatatttgttggtgaCCGTTTCATTGCCTCTACAGCTGTTGCAAGACACCTTCATTCAGAATGTAAACCTTATCTCTACAAACTGGATGACAGCATAATTTGGATATATTCAGACCTGTGTGCCGTCTTAGACATTAAAGACCGTTTTTTACCCGAATTTCTAGTACACATTTTGAATCAATTTTTCGAAGCCAAAAAAAGAGAACAACTAACTGACGCCGAACTTGCTCTGTGTAAGAATCTTTTAGAGGTTcttacatatgaaataaaacacacgAAAGGTAATGAGATACCCACTGAAGTTcttgaaaagcaaatatatcTGCCGGATTACGACAAGATGCTTTGCCTTTCTATTGAATTGTGCTTTAATGACTTTGATGCAATTCCCAAAAGTGATAACATGAGATACGTTCACGAAGGTATTTCGAAAGAGGTGTGTAAAACAGTTGGTGTAAAGAAGAAGAAGGTGGTGCATTTAATTGAAAACTCGGAGGATATTGAGGATTTTTACCAAGCAGAACCATTACTTACCCGGATAAAAAGTCTGATCGAAGGATATCCTTTAGACAGTGGAGTGTTAAAAGAATTGTTACAAAACGCAGATGATGCACATGCAACAgagatttgtttcattttagacAAAGATACCTACTCAGACAAAAATCTGTTTTCAAAATCCATGAAACCTCTTCAAAACCCTGCTCTCtgtgtgtataataacatgCCTTTCACgcaaaatgatttgattggtatTCAAAGACTGGGACAGGGAAGTAAAGATGATGATCCTTCGAAGATTGGCAGATACGGTGTTGGTTTTAATTCTGTCTATAATATAACTGATGCACCATCCTTTTTGACGAAAGGAAACGTTGTCCCAAATAAGGAAACGCTTTGCTTTTTCGACCCTCTTGCTAAGTATATCCCAGATGTATCAATACGAAAACCTGGGAAACGAATAAAGAATGTACAATCGTTTCGTCGTCCTCATAAAGCAGTTTTTGATGGCTACCACGAAGACCTATTCATCGCAGATACGGGAACAATGTTTCGATTTCCATTGCGATTTGAACCCTCTGATATTAAGGACGAACCAACTAGCGTTTCAGATATCGAGTCGTTATTAGAAGAATTCCAAAAAGATCTCAAAACGGTTCTTCTGTTCCTTAGGAACATACAGAAAATAACTATCGGGGAAATCAAAGGTggtaaatttcaggaaacatgTAAAGTACAAGTAGTAATTGATAAAGAAGCTAAAGCTGCAAGAGATTCATtcacaaataaatacaacaatcTGTGTCATGTGTATGAGGAAAATACAAACGTTGCGATTGATACAGAACAGTATTTAGTATCGTATAACATGATTATTGATGTCACTACTTCCTTTTACTCGGACAGAAAGacttacattatttcacaagcCTTAGGGTTTAAAACGAAACCAGATGAATccttaagaaaaaaaatgatacaacgTCATATAAAAATGATTCCTGTTGCAGCCGTTGCGTACAATCTTCAAGAAAGTGTAGACCCGCATAGTAATGTTCACTGTTTTCTTCCTTTACCAGTTTCTTCTGGACTACCAGTATACGTGCATGGTTATTTTGCACTTGATCATGAAAATCGACGCTCATTGTGGCATGACAAGAACGACGAGACGTGCCACAAAACTATGTGGAACTCACAAATTATAAAGAACGTGTTATGCCAAGCTTATGTGAACCTTTTCTGCGTTGTTCGTCAACTTCGTTCGGTGAAAATGACTGGTTTTCACGACGACGGATTGATTGATCGTACTGTAAATTCTGTAATGACAGTTTTGCCACGCACCAAAGACGTTCAGCAGTATTGGAAACTCCTTACAAAGTCGGTATACCAAGAATTTGTCTTTCGAGATGAACCGTTTTTACCCTGCTGTATGAAGAAGGTTCAGTATGAGACAATAGTGCGTTTGATAAGCAGGAAGTTCATCATCACTTCTCTTTCTTGGCTTAGTTTAAAACACCCAGCAGACCATTTTCCAACTTACAATAGTGTAGAATCCGAAGATCATGCAAAGTTCTCAGAATctataattaataacatattaAGAAAAGTTGGAATGAGAATTGTATATATAGACAAAGCTGTTCAAGAATCGATGCAAGAAGCGGGCGTTCCTTTACTTGATCTTACTCCAAGACTTGTAGTGGACTTCCTGTGTTCACATGATGCAGCTTTGATAGGTGGCTGTtccattaaaacaaatgttgatgtaTCACTTTCATCTCTGGAGTCTTTAGAGAACATAAATCGATTGCttggttttattttcaaagaaccTGAATACCTTCTCAATAAGTTTGTAAAGCTCCCGTTGATACTTTGTCAGGATAACGTTGTGCGTTGTCTGAACATGGATTGCTTATTTGTCACAAACTTCACTGACTTTTTCCCGAAAGAACGAAACGTTTTTCTTCACAAGAGAGTTTTTGCCAAACACAGGCAACAATTTGAAAAGTTAGCCAAACACGGTTCGCTTAACTTGAAAGTGTTCACTATGGAAGACTTCAGTAAACTTGCCTATAGTTCAGATATAGTTCGGACTATTATTGGAGAATATATTTCATGGGACACAGCGAAACTTTCTGAGGATTGGATATCGACGTTTTGGCAGTTCTTTACAACATGTGTCACCTCTTTTGAAAGTAAAGAAGATGAATCTGAcgtgaaaaaagaaacaaaatctaACTATCAAAAGGAAACTTCTGCGGTATTGAATTATATTCAAGATTTTGCCCTAGTACCAGTAATACACGCTAAAGAAAACAAACTGTGTCCACCAAAGTTGTTGCACACCCTAATTGATATTAAAACGTTTTCTTTAGAGACTCAAAATGTGCTACAAAAGCTAGACATCCCAGTCCCACATGACGTTTTATGGTGCAACGCAACTGCTTCCATTTCGACTGCATTAAAAGATCTTTTAGGGTTTAGCATACCTGCTTTTGCCCACCCAGATACTGTTATTGAGTGTCTTTTTTATCACAAGCAACTTTTATTTATGCCGCAGTTTTCAAATGAGGATGCCGAAAATTTACTtagatattttaatgacaatttaCAAGTCGGTAGGGGAAACTTGGACAAACTGAAATCATTGCGAATATTTGTGTCATATTCTGGAGAAATATCTGCTATGAGTGAAAGTAAAATGGCTTGTATTGTTTCTCCGTCAATGCCAACATGTGGAATCAAAGAAATCATGAAAGAAAACCGTGTCCTGCTTATACAAAAGGACGACAGTTTGAGTAGGTTGATGAATATGTTACAACTGGTGGAAGAGAATGTCTTTGACATCTATGTACGTTTCATTTTGCCGATGCATAATGTAATGTCGTGTGACGATTTCTATTCTCATGTGTTGTATTTAGCAGAAATAATAAATCAAGATAAAAAACTACAAACACCGAATGATCGCAATATTATTGAGTTACTCAAAAGAACTGCCTTTATAGTTACACTGGATGGACGCAAAAAAGTGAACGAGTTATTCGATAAAGGTCACATAGTGTTCAGTGAACTGTGTAAGGAATCTGACTTTTTACCGCCACGTTTGAGAAAGGATGGATCCGTTTCGGCATTGATGAACACATTGGGTTTAATCACAGAGCTGACAATCGACTTATTCGAAAGGTTTGGCCACCAAATAGCTGACTCCATCAATGGGAATTCTATTCCAATGGAGACACGGACGCAATCATATCTACTTCTGAACCACTTATTTCAGATGTCTGACGACTTCTTCAATAGAAATCAGTttcaaacactttcaaaaattccatttattatacCTTACCGAGCCAGTGAGAGGCTTTGTCGAATTGCGGCATGTGGAATTCATGAAGAATTAGCGCCAATTAACGGAACAGTAGTTCGTCAAAAGAAATACATATGCTGGTCGACCTCGCAGATAATTCCAATTAAAGTACATAGAGAGGTTGTTCGGTCGAAATTGCACATCTTGTCAATGCCATCGACTGATCACTGGATAGAACACTGCAAACGTGTTGGAAATACTTTACACAGGAGTTTAAGTCACTGTCCTAATGCTGTTGAGCGTAGACTTGTTACAAAAGTAATGGAAGAAATTTATAGATCAGCGGAGTATTACCATTCAAACTGCGATCTCAAGGCTATCTTCAAAGACACACCACTTATACATTTCCCAGAAAAGAACATGATTGTACCCGCCAGCAATATTGTTCTTGACTGTACAGCTTTCGATGAAATTATTCCATATGTAATGGGAGCGCCAGCATTTTATGGCAAACACTTCCAGGCCTTCGTAAAGTTAGGTGCACATGAGACTACTTTAGTCCATTGTTATTCAGCAGTTCTTTCTGAAATGAGACATGACGAAGAGCTTCTGCCTCTAGAATTATCAGCTGCTAAACGTGCCATGTCCAAATTGATTGATGTGCTTAAACGTCAGCCAAGTGGAAAGCCTGTGGATATAAAGCGGTTGTCATTGTTATGTACTGATAAAATTATCAGAAAATCAAACAAGACAATTGTCATCGACAACAGCTATTACGAAATAAGGCTAAAACGTGCCAAGTTTTCTTATCCGTGTGTATACGGAATGGACATGAATGATGATACAACTTTATGCGAGTGCATAGAAAAACTCCCGTCATCGTTAAGGCCGCATTTACTATCTGAGATGGTAATAGAAGACATTGATTTATCAAGAAGGGTGCCCAATTCTGACACACGTGTCACCGAAATACAGCAGTATCTGCATTCACAATTATTCCAGAATGCCATCCTGAGGTTAGCCAGACATGGTTATTTAAGACAGTTCAAAAAAGAGTGGCCAGATGTTGTAAAGGCTACAATTGTGAGCGAACTTCAAAATCTGCGAGTAGTGTCTGTAAGAGGAATATTCACAATCATCAAAATGTACTCTATTGAAACTGGAACTAAATGTAGTTTACGAATGGTACCACACACACAACGTTCCAAATACGTACATATGCAAAACAATACCGGTtgtacagaaatgtttgttgaGGTTTTGCAACGGCCTATTTGGAAGGAGAAACTCCACGACGAATTATTTAAATTCTTTAGCAAAATAACTAAGCGGTCAATTAACGAAGATCTGCGTTACTTATTGGTGAATCTTTTAAGATCTTCAAACACACGAGAGGAAGTTAATGAACTATTTGAAATATCCGACATTATACCTTACGATTCTGAGTTAGAAGAGGACTCATTATGTCCAACACCAGGAACATACGTTCCGAAACATCTGCATCGACATTTAGATAATGATTATGGGGTTATTCAAGAGTATGAATTCAATTTCATTGCCTACTTGGTTGATGACCCAGCTCTCAAAGACAATGACGCAGACGATTGTTCACCGACCTATATGTTTGTTCGAGTTACGAGGCGAATACCAGACACCGAAAGAGAGCCTCTTCTAATGCAAGAATATGAAATCGACTGCGGAGAAAGCGAGTACGTTACAGTAAAGGCATATCTTCTGTACAAATTTGTCCGAAAGGAAGCTGTTAACATGTCTGGTGAAAGAGATGTAGTAATATATGATAGAGAATCCAACAAAGAGGAAACATCATTTGTACAAGAACATTCATTGAAAGAAATCTGTAGTGAAATCAGACTAGAACTTATTGATGCCTGGCAGAGAAATAAAATCGATCGACGGCACATTGTATTACGTTTGAAGCTGAAATGGCACCCAGACAAAAATCCAGACAAAATACAGTTGACAACAAAGGCGTTTCAGTATTTAGAACActgtattcgaatacttgaaaGAGGTGAACATGTTCCAGAATATGAAGGCGACGATGAAGACTTCGTGGATGGGGGTCGAGATTCCGGCGGATCTTCGTCCTGGTGGGAGCGATCCTGGAGAAGGCGCAGAGAAAGTTACGCTGACGAAGATTGGTTTCCACGGGGAAGGAGAGCGGGAGGCGGCGGAGGAGGAAGGGGATATTCAGGTGATGGAACGCACGGCGATCCATTTGAAGAGTTCTTTTCTAGGGAGGAAAGAGAACCATATCACTTTTATAGCGAGGCTATTCGGTGGCAGGAGCAGGCTGATTCAGATCTTCGAGAAGCAGGTAGAAGTATACAAGACTTGGAAGTTGCAAACAACTGGATCTGCTATAAAGCACACCAG GCGGCTGAAAAATCGCTGAAGGCAGCCTGGTACGCCAAGGACGCAAACAAAATTGGCATTATCAAAAACAGTCATGATTTGGATTGCATCGCCCTTG GTCTTGATAATGAATTGGAGTCGCTCGCCAGACAAATTACAAGCATTTCTGGTCATCATACGCGCATGCGTTACCCAGATACCATGTATGGTACAATTCCTGCGCATGCGTATACACGATCAAATGCAGACATGATGACTTCTTTATCAAGATCTTTAATTGCACATGTGCAAAGTAGTTATCTGAGGTAA